A genomic stretch from Cloacibacterium caeni includes:
- a CDS encoding HIT family protein translates to MSSIFTKIVNGEIPCYKIAEDENYLAFLDVMPLAKGHTLVIPKKEVDLIFDLESEDFKNLWGFAQQVAKKVGAAMPCVRVGVAVIGLEVPHAHIHLVPMNTMQDLNFGNERLKLSPEEYQEIQNKIINS, encoded by the coding sequence ATGAGTTCTATATTCACCAAAATTGTAAACGGAGAAATCCCTTGCTACAAAATCGCTGAAGACGAAAATTATTTGGCTTTTTTAGATGTGATGCCATTAGCAAAAGGTCATACTCTTGTGATTCCAAAGAAAGAGGTAGACTTAATCTTTGATTTAGAATCAGAAGATTTTAAAAATCTTTGGGGATTTGCTCAACAAGTAGCCAAAAAAGTTGGAGCAGCGATGCCATGTGTAAGGGTGGGAGTGGCTGTGATAGGATTAGAAGTTCCTCATGCGCACATTCATTTGGTTCCTATGAACACCATGCAAGACCTTAATTTTGGAAACGAAAGGCTGAAACTTTCACCAGAAGAATATCAAGAAATTCAAAATAAAATAATTAACTCTTAA
- a CDS encoding tetratricopeptide repeat protein, with translation MKYRFGLPKKIVFGAAATFLLSFANAQTVSEGIVNLDSHKYAKAKEIFNQMIAKSPTAENYYYLGYSYLSQFEPNFELAKENFDKGLAIDSKSYLNKIGLATIKLGKGQKASAITELTQVAKDSKEKDAEVLYRIGEALTMFENYNDPALAISYINKAIEKAQKYGVPAYYYYTLGDAYRLTRDPGNAMTAYDRASEVAKNKASVFYRMATLWMAAKQYKKAEENIAKAINTDATYAPAYKAQAQYNKIFQRHEETTQSLINYTKYADEDPSTALEIAKLYFINSDFAESKATLDKVFDKVNDPIKFKLRAYLQYNENDFTNAKTNLETYYAKVEQSRIIPSDAGLEAVIYAGLASKEANAATKAALMQKANEKLAVVKAAKDDTLDWDSEFAKASSGAAELQAKADAGPSNDNIVALKKQVAANKEDTTALFNLAMAYQEVSNWDGAALAWQKMNDLLPTWEPAYYSKGYALQQAGYKELAAVAFQKYIDVALTKTPAEQQALHETMFGAYYSVAYLLHTTDKVKANEALQKALAMKPDDKNSLLLQKELMK, from the coding sequence ATGAAATATAGATTCGGACTTCCTAAAAAAATAGTTTTTGGTGCAGCGGCAACTTTTCTATTAAGTTTTGCAAACGCACAAACAGTGTCAGAAGGGATTGTTAATTTAGATAGCCACAAATATGCAAAGGCTAAGGAAATTTTTAATCAGATGATTGCTAAATCACCTACTGCAGAAAACTATTATTATTTAGGATACTCATATTTAAGTCAGTTTGAACCAAATTTTGAACTAGCTAAAGAAAATTTCGATAAAGGTTTAGCAATTGATTCTAAAAGCTATCTTAATAAAATTGGTCTTGCTACTATTAAATTAGGGAAAGGTCAAAAAGCTTCAGCAATCACAGAACTTACTCAGGTTGCAAAAGACTCTAAAGAAAAAGATGCAGAAGTTCTTTATAGAATTGGAGAAGCATTAACCATGTTCGAAAATTATAATGATCCAGCTTTAGCTATTTCATATATTAATAAAGCAATTGAAAAAGCTCAGAAATATGGTGTTCCTGCTTATTATTATTATACTTTAGGAGATGCATATAGACTAACTAGAGATCCAGGAAATGCAATGACTGCTTATGACAGAGCTTCTGAAGTTGCTAAAAATAAAGCTTCTGTTTTCTACAGAATGGCAACATTGTGGATGGCAGCTAAACAATACAAAAAAGCAGAAGAAAACATTGCTAAAGCTATCAATACAGATGCAACTTATGCACCTGCTTATAAAGCTCAGGCTCAGTATAACAAAATCTTCCAAAGACACGAGGAAACTACTCAGAGTTTGATAAATTATACAAAGTATGCAGACGAAGATCCAAGTACAGCATTAGAAATCGCTAAGTTATATTTTATTAATAGTGACTTTGCTGAATCTAAAGCGACTTTAGATAAGGTTTTTGACAAAGTAAATGATCCAATTAAGTTCAAGTTAAGAGCTTATTTACAATATAATGAAAATGATTTTACAAATGCTAAAACTAATCTAGAAACTTATTATGCAAAAGTAGAGCAATCTAGAATCATCCCGAGTGATGCAGGTTTAGAAGCTGTGATTTATGCAGGATTAGCATCTAAAGAAGCAAACGCTGCTACAAAAGCTGCTTTAATGCAAAAAGCTAATGAAAAATTAGCGGTTGTGAAAGCTGCTAAAGATGACACTCTTGATTGGGATTCAGAATTCGCAAAAGCATCAAGTGGTGCTGCAGAACTTCAAGCAAAAGCAGACGCAGGTCCTTCTAATGACAACATCGTGGCTCTTAAAAAACAAGTAGCTGCAAACAAAGAAGATACTACTGCGTTGTTCAATTTAGCAATGGCTTATCAAGAAGTAAGTAACTGGGATGGTGCTGCTCTAGCTTGGCAAAAGATGAATGATCTTCTTCCAACTTGGGAACCTGCTTATTATAGCAAAGGTTATGCATTACAACAAGCTGGTTATAAAGAATTGGCTGCTGTAGCTTTCCAGAAATATATAGATGTAGCATTAACTAAAACTCCTGCAGAACAACAGGCTTTACATGAGACAATGTTTGGTGCTTACTATTCTGTAGCTTACTTGTTACACACTACTGATAAAGTAAAAGCAAATGAAGCTTTACAAAAAGCACTGGCGATGAAACCAGACGATAAAAACTCACTTCTTTTACAAAAAGAATTAATGAAATAA
- the greA gene encoding transcription elongation factor GreA, with translation MNYVTKEGLEKMKAELELLESIERPKITQQIAEARDKGDLSENAEYDAAKEAQGLLEMKISKIKDTIANSKVIDESQLDTSKVSILCTVRLKNNATKQEQKFTLVPDNESDIKAGRISVNTPIAKGLLGKAVGETAEIVLPNGNKLSFEVLEISL, from the coding sequence ATGAATTATGTAACCAAAGAAGGTTTGGAAAAAATGAAGGCAGAGTTAGAACTACTCGAAAGCATAGAAAGACCTAAAATTACTCAACAAATCGCAGAAGCAAGAGATAAAGGAGATTTATCTGAAAATGCAGAATATGACGCCGCGAAAGAAGCGCAAGGTTTGCTAGAAATGAAAATCTCTAAAATTAAAGATACTATCGCAAACTCTAAAGTGATTGACGAAAGTCAATTAGACACTTCTAAAGTTTCTATTCTTTGTACTGTTCGTCTTAAAAATAATGCGACCAAACAAGAACAAAAATTTACATTGGTTCCAGATAATGAATCGGATATTAAGGCAGGAAGAATTTCTGTAAATACTCCTATTGCAAAAGGATTATTAGGTAAAGCTGTAGGCGAAACTGCAGAAATTGTATTACCAAATGGAAATAAACTTTCTTTTGAAGTTTTAGAAATTTCATTGTAA
- the clpX gene encoding ATP-dependent Clp protease ATP-binding subunit ClpX, whose translation MNPNQCSFCGRKKSEVEILISGQNGFICENCVEQAHAIVKESVHEEEFSPATSIEELKKPREIKEFLDEYVIGQDQAKKQLSIAVYNHYKRLLHNKDENKSVEIEKSNIIMVGETGTGKTLLAKTIAKQLNVPFCIVDATILTEAGYVGEDVESILSRLLMVADYDVEKAEKGIVFIDEIDKIARKSDNPSITRDVSGEGVQQGLLKLLEGSIVNVPPQGGRKHPDQKYIQVNTQNILFIAGGAFDGIKEIIERRLNKQAIGFSTDKHSKVEEESYILEKLNATDLRSFGLIPELLGRFPIVTHLDKLTKETMLRILTEPKNSIINQFIELFRLDGIKLAFTDQALEKIVDYTIDKGLGARGLRGTTEKVLEDYMYKIDEIEKDLLVDNEDIFV comes from the coding sequence ATGAATCCTAATCAATGCTCATTTTGCGGAAGAAAAAAATCTGAAGTTGAAATTTTAATCTCAGGACAAAATGGATTTATCTGTGAAAACTGTGTAGAACAAGCGCATGCTATTGTAAAAGAAAGTGTACATGAAGAAGAGTTTTCGCCAGCTACCTCGATTGAAGAACTTAAAAAACCTAGAGAAATTAAAGAATTTCTAGACGAATATGTAATTGGTCAAGATCAAGCCAAAAAACAATTATCTATTGCAGTTTATAACCATTATAAAAGACTTCTTCATAATAAAGACGAAAATAAATCTGTAGAAATAGAAAAGTCTAACATAATTATGGTGGGCGAAACAGGAACAGGGAAAACACTTTTGGCAAAAACCATTGCTAAGCAATTAAACGTTCCGTTTTGTATTGTAGATGCTACCATTTTAACAGAAGCTGGTTACGTAGGAGAAGATGTAGAAAGTATTTTGTCTAGACTTTTAATGGTGGCAGATTATGATGTAGAAAAGGCGGAAAAAGGAATTGTTTTTATTGATGAAATAGATAAAATTGCTAGAAAATCAGATAACCCAAGCATTACCAGAGATGTTTCTGGTGAAGGGGTTCAACAAGGTTTATTGAAACTTCTAGAAGGAAGTATTGTAAATGTTCCACCTCAAGGAGGAAGAAAACATCCTGACCAAAAATACATTCAAGTAAACACTCAAAATATTTTGTTTATTGCAGGTGGAGCATTTGATGGAATTAAAGAAATCATCGAGAGAAGACTCAATAAGCAAGCGATAGGTTTCAGTACAGATAAACATTCTAAAGTAGAAGAAGAAAGCTATATTTTAGAAAAATTAAATGCTACAGATTTAAGAAGTTTTGGGCTTATTCCTGAATTGTTAGGTAGATTTCCTATTGTTACTCATTTGGATAAGCTGACCAAAGAAACAATGCTTAGAATCCTTACAGAGCCTAAAAATTCAATTATTAATCAATTTATTGAGCTTTTTAGGTTAGACGGCATAAAACTTGCATTTACGGATCAAGCTCTTGAAAAAATTGTAGACTATACCATTGACAAGGGGTTAGGAGCAAGAGGTCTTAGAGGGACTACGGAAAAGGTCCTAGAGGATTATATGTACAAAATTGATGAAATAGAAAAAGACTTACTCGTTGATAATGAGGATATTTTTGTATAA
- the bshB1 gene encoding bacillithiol biosynthesis deacetylase BshB1 has translation MKVDVLAIGAHPDDVELGCGGTIAKLISEGKKVAIIDLTEGELGTRGTNETRAQEAATASEILGISARENLKMKDGFIINSQEYQFRIIEMIRKYQPEIVLCNAIDDRHPDHAKAAKLVSDACFLSGLVKIKTDYEGESQKFWRPKQVFHYIQWKNIEPDFVMDISGFLDKKIEACLAYKTQFYDPTSTEPMTPIATKDFLESLTYRAQDLGRLSGVEYAEGFTTEKLLAFKNFEGIIC, from the coding sequence ATGAAAGTAGATGTTTTAGCAATAGGAGCACATCCAGATGACGTAGAGTTAGGTTGCGGCGGGACTATAGCAAAATTAATTTCCGAAGGAAAAAAAGTAGCCATCATAGACCTTACCGAAGGCGAGTTAGGAACCAGAGGAACTAATGAAACCAGAGCGCAAGAAGCAGCAACTGCATCTGAAATTTTAGGAATTTCTGCTAGAGAAAATCTTAAAATGAAAGATGGTTTTATCATCAATTCTCAAGAATATCAGTTTAGAATTATTGAAATGATTAGGAAATACCAACCAGAAATCGTGCTTTGTAATGCGATAGATGATAGACATCCTGATCATGCGAAAGCCGCAAAATTAGTTTCGGATGCGTGTTTTTTATCTGGATTGGTTAAGATAAAAACCGATTATGAAGGTGAATCTCAAAAATTTTGGAGGCCAAAACAAGTTTTTCATTACATTCAGTGGAAAAATATTGAACCGGATTTTGTAATGGATATTTCTGGATTTTTAGACAAAAAAATAGAAGCTTGTTTAGCATATAAAACTCAGTTTTATGACCCAACTTCCACAGAACCAATGACTCCCATCGCGACAAAAGATTTCTTAGAAAGTTTAACTTATAGAGCGCAAGATTTAGGAAGATTGAGTGGAGTAGAATATGCAGAAGGTTTCACAACTGAAAAGTTATTAGCATTTAAAAATTTTGAAGGAATTATTTGTTAA
- a CDS encoding T9SS type A sorting domain-containing protein: MKKNLLTLSLVGVCTFLNAQLTYVGNGALVHIQDKALVYSGGGVKLDGNAKVNTIGDFMVVTPSQSFEVAPTADFRLQYSSPSVYGQLYIKGMPQANITGKVNKEYVDVKHGNTGRQQVALPFYNYSITDLQASLPHINVANSALTVTGRFNKRSVFKWNNTTAAFDQLTTTLTPTVVGKPTDYYILSRRLYDGTEVWNPTLVAENPNANLQGYVPSSASDLYSANSMKKIFKGVPVSDLNTADTEVTLAGAFSGSFGTNGAARNAYNEIYNTYVDDPFVTTKWSADYGKNLYQHGNPYLTNIDLSLVKKGTAATDDENAISNLNGISYYTSGIENSFPAGSTYTSTSAVVRTFDSAGNVNGGLANDLVIKPMQEFMIKLSDNTSQTLKFSKTRRFAQTARPEATPYSVTARVSNAPVVTKQLGVVLYDANDTEIGRTFYIVNNEAVSGFSPENARMQATTGSTSIYTKEEQVSGGADVNANYNLFINEANEVDFSGKEIPLVVNNANAAKLKFFLIEGGKLVEDKGNLSNGKSFYYSNNGTLTKIKSGDTFSLANTNFTYGLFYEQPAGVLGTSELLKGQTIVAKKDQGYVVRFNKNWKQADIEVYSSVGQLLHSAKKVSTYDDYKLPLDNVTNGVYIVKIKSNDGEIVTKKVIK; this comes from the coding sequence ATGAAAAAAAATTTACTCACATTATCTTTGGTAGGAGTGTGCACATTCTTGAATGCACAGCTTACTTACGTAGGAAACGGTGCTTTGGTCCATATTCAGGATAAGGCATTGGTTTACAGTGGAGGTGGTGTAAAACTTGATGGAAACGCTAAAGTAAATACCATAGGAGACTTTATGGTCGTTACCCCTTCTCAAAGTTTTGAAGTTGCTCCAACTGCTGATTTTCGTTTACAATATTCTTCTCCTTCTGTTTATGGTCAATTGTATATTAAAGGTATGCCTCAAGCCAATATTACAGGTAAGGTAAACAAAGAATATGTAGATGTAAAACACGGAAATACAGGAAGACAGCAAGTTGCACTTCCTTTCTATAATTATTCAATTACTGATTTACAAGCTTCATTACCACATATTAATGTGGCTAATTCTGCCTTAACTGTAACAGGCAGATTTAATAAAAGATCAGTTTTTAAATGGAATAATACCACCGCTGCTTTTGATCAATTAACTACTACTCTTACTCCAACTGTAGTAGGAAAACCAACAGATTATTACATCTTGTCTAGAAGATTGTATGACGGAACCGAAGTTTGGAATCCAACGTTAGTTGCAGAAAATCCAAATGCAAATCTGCAAGGATATGTACCTTCTAGTGCATCTGATTTATACTCAGCGAACTCTATGAAAAAAATCTTCAAAGGAGTTCCAGTGTCTGATTTAAATACTGCAGATACAGAAGTTACACTTGCGGGAGCTTTCAGTGGAAGTTTTGGAACAAATGGTGCTGCAAGAAATGCATATAATGAGATTTATAACACTTATGTAGATGATCCTTTTGTAACCACAAAATGGAGTGCCGATTATGGTAAAAATCTTTATCAGCATGGGAATCCTTATTTAACTAATATAGATTTATCATTAGTGAAAAAAGGAACTGCAGCAACTGATGATGAAAATGCGATTTCTAATTTAAATGGTATCTCTTATTATACGTCTGGTATAGAAAATTCTTTTCCAGCTGGGTCTACTTATACTTCTACTTCAGCAGTTGTTAGAACTTTTGACTCTGCAGGAAATGTAAACGGAGGTCTTGCAAATGATTTGGTAATAAAGCCTATGCAAGAATTTATGATTAAGCTATCAGACAATACTTCTCAAACTTTAAAATTTTCAAAAACAAGAAGATTTGCTCAAACAGCAAGACCTGAAGCTACTCCTTATTCTGTAACCGCTAGAGTAAGTAATGCACCAGTAGTTACCAAGCAGTTAGGTGTAGTATTGTATGATGCTAATGATACTGAAATAGGAAGAACATTTTATATAGTAAATAATGAAGCAGTTTCTGGATTCTCTCCTGAAAATGCTAGAATGCAAGCTACTACAGGTTCTACTTCTATTTACACTAAGGAAGAACAAGTTTCTGGAGGTGCAGATGTAAATGCTAATTATAATTTATTTATCAATGAAGCAAATGAAGTAGATTTTTCAGGAAAAGAAATTCCTTTGGTTGTTAATAATGCGAATGCGGCTAAATTAAAATTCTTCCTAATTGAAGGAGGTAAATTGGTGGAAGATAAAGGAAATTTATCAAACGGAAAATCTTTTTATTACAGTAACAATGGTACATTAACCAAAATTAAAAGTGGCGATACATTTTCTTTAGCGAATACCAACTTTACTTACGGTTTATTCTATGAACAACCAGCAGGAGTTCTTGGTACTTCTGAACTTTTAAAAGGACAAACTATAGTAGCTAAAAAAGATCAAGGATATGTAGTAAGATTTAATAAAAATTGGAAACAAGCAGATATAGAAGTTTATTCTTCTGTAGGTCAATTATTACATTCTGCAAAAAAAGTTTCTACATATGATGATTATAAACTACCTTTAGATAATGTTACTAATGGAGTTTATATCGTAAAAATTAAGTCTAATGATGGAGAAATAGTAACCAAGAAAGTAATAAAATAA
- a CDS encoding energy transducer TonB — MENENLNYNPSLDEIVFENRNKEYGAYDLRSSYRRILTRSMIIGTLIFCIAAITPFVVMKIKQLAAKEKTEVDANLIEILPEEQVKEEIVEKEETPPPPPPKVEEKIEILQNVVPEPVKAPKVETPPPPISEQLKTTTGLINQEGVKQTAHIPPPVQAPPKAAAVESKAPSTTEVYESVDQEAEFPGSLNSFRNKIAENFDNSAMEGGEGTLKATVTFIVERDGSISDVKASGSNSDFNSEAVRTVKSIRTKWVPAKINGQPVRQRFRLPLTMNFE; from the coding sequence ATGGAAAATGAAAATTTAAATTACAATCCGTCTTTAGATGAAATTGTATTTGAGAATAGAAATAAAGAATACGGTGCATATGATTTAAGATCAAGTTACAGAAGAATCTTAACAAGATCGATGATCATTGGAACTCTTATTTTCTGTATAGCAGCAATTACTCCTTTTGTAGTAATGAAAATTAAGCAATTAGCTGCTAAAGAAAAAACAGAAGTAGATGCTAACCTTATCGAAATTCTTCCTGAGGAACAAGTGAAAGAAGAGATTGTGGAAAAAGAAGAAACTCCACCACCTCCACCTCCAAAAGTAGAAGAAAAGATTGAAATTTTACAAAACGTAGTACCTGAACCAGTAAAGGCACCTAAAGTGGAAACTCCACCTCCGCCAATTTCTGAGCAGTTAAAAACTACTACAGGTCTTATTAACCAAGAAGGTGTTAAACAGACGGCACACATACCGCCGCCAGTACAGGCTCCACCAAAAGCTGCTGCAGTAGAGTCTAAAGCTCCAAGTACTACAGAGGTTTATGAATCAGTAGACCAAGAAGCAGAATTCCCTGGAAGTTTAAACTCTTTTAGAAATAAAATTGCTGAAAACTTTGATAACTCTGCAATGGAAGGAGGAGAAGGAACGCTTAAAGCTACAGTTACATTTATTGTAGAAAGAGATGGTTCAATTTCTGATGTTAAAGCATCTGGTTCTAATTCAGATTTTAATAGTGAAGCTGTAAGAACAGTGAAAAGTATTAGAACAAAATGGGTTCCTGCAAAAATTAATGGTCAACCAGTAAGACAAAGATTTAGGTTACCATTAACTATGAATTTTGAATAA
- the dtd gene encoding D-aminoacyl-tRNA deacylase, with amino-acid sequence MKIVIQRVKEASVAVEGKIVGEISQGLLLLIGVDENDTQEDANWLIKKVVDLRIFSDTEGKMNLSVKDVAGEILCISQFTLISDYKKGNRPSYIKAAKPEKAIPLFEYFKSEIAKSGLKIESGIFGADMKVSLLNDGPVTLVLDSITKA; translated from the coding sequence ATGAAAATAGTAATTCAACGTGTAAAAGAAGCATCTGTAGCAGTAGAAGGAAAAATTGTAGGAGAAATTTCTCAAGGCTTACTCCTTCTCATCGGTGTAGATGAAAACGATACTCAAGAAGATGCCAATTGGTTAATAAAAAAAGTGGTAGACTTAAGAATTTTTTCAGATACCGAAGGAAAAATGAATCTTTCTGTAAAGGATGTAGCGGGAGAAATTTTATGCATCAGCCAGTTTACTTTAATCTCCGATTACAAAAAGGGCAACAGACCATCTTATATAAAAGCAGCTAAACCAGAAAAAGCCATTCCTTTATTTGAATATTTTAAATCTGAAATTGCTAAATCTGGATTAAAAATAGAAAGTGGAATTTTCGGGGCAGATATGAAGGTATCTTTACTGAATGACGGTCCTGTAACTCTGGTTCTGGACAGCATCACCAAAGCGTAG
- a CDS encoding ExbD/TolR family protein — protein sequence MAEVQVQEKGEKGGKVRSKKQSTKVDMTPMVDLNFLMLMFFMFTTTFSKPNVMDLGLPAKPKVDQPKPKDTQIDLTNSISLIIGKDNRIFYHQLDEAGLNEQTLQETTYDREGITKVIEQAKRKAKDVTKFTVIIKPTDDAVYKNFVDILDEMAITKSEQYGVTDIKPWEKAIYDKKVGGSTPAPAQ from the coding sequence ATGGCAGAAGTACAAGTACAAGAAAAAGGCGAAAAAGGGGGCAAAGTCCGCTCCAAAAAGCAGAGTACTAAAGTTGACATGACACCAATGGTGGACCTTAACTTTTTAATGCTAATGTTTTTTATGTTTACTACTACATTTAGTAAACCTAATGTAATGGATCTTGGGTTACCAGCTAAACCAAAAGTTGATCAACCAAAACCTAAAGATACTCAGATAGATTTAACTAATTCAATCTCTTTGATTATTGGTAAAGATAATAGAATTTTCTATCACCAGTTAGATGAAGCAGGTCTTAATGAACAGACTTTACAAGAAACTACCTATGATAGAGAAGGGATTACAAAAGTAATCGAGCAAGCAAAACGTAAGGCTAAAGATGTTACTAAATTTACAGTAATTATCAAGCCTACAGATGATGCAGTATATAAAAATTTCGTAGATATTTTAGATGAAATGGCGATTACTAAGTCAGAACAATATGGTGTTACAGACATTAAGCCATGGGAAAAAGCTATCTACGATAAAAAAGTTGGAGGTTCTACACCGGCACCAGCTCAATAA
- a CDS encoding PstS family phosphate ABC transporter substrate-binding protein: MKKTFKIFIFFISVFSVISCSQNESSRPNKGEIVIAADESFRNVTEALAERYVAHYPETKLHLKFQKEDYALMDLLKRNVRVIVMSRELTAKEKKLYEEMVDLPLEPAKFAGDAVVFVVAKDSPKNSISVQEIKKELQSDEKNIIFDGVNASNFNFVAQKLNLAPQKIKYSLIKGNKGIVEQISKFPNSIGVISLNTISNPYSREAENLRKQIKILSVTENNIAYEPNRENIRNMKYPFTRILYFLTNEGHFGLGNGFIRFSCTQKGQIVVSKEGLQPYNIFKREVMMR, encoded by the coding sequence ATGAAGAAGACGTTTAAGATTTTTATTTTTTTTATTTCAGTTTTTTCAGTCATTTCTTGTTCTCAAAATGAATCAAGCAGACCAAACAAAGGTGAAATAGTCATTGCTGCAGATGAATCTTTTAGAAACGTAACAGAAGCTTTGGCAGAAAGGTATGTTGCGCATTATCCTGAAACTAAACTTCATCTTAAATTTCAGAAAGAAGACTATGCCTTAATGGATTTATTGAAGCGAAACGTAAGAGTTATCGTGATGTCTAGAGAACTTACAGCAAAAGAAAAAAAACTCTATGAAGAAATGGTAGATCTTCCTTTAGAGCCAGCAAAATTCGCTGGAGATGCAGTAGTATTTGTAGTTGCTAAAGATTCTCCTAAAAACTCAATTAGTGTTCAAGAAATAAAAAAAGAACTACAATCTGACGAAAAAAATATAATTTTTGATGGAGTAAATGCTAGTAATTTTAACTTTGTAGCTCAGAAATTAAATTTAGCCCCTCAAAAAATAAAATATTCACTAATTAAAGGTAATAAAGGAATTGTAGAGCAAATTAGTAAATTCCCTAATAGTATAGGGGTTATTAGTCTTAATACCATCTCGAATCCTTACTCTCGCGAAGCTGAAAATTTAAGGAAACAAATAAAAATTCTCTCTGTTACAGAAAATAATATAGCTTATGAGCCAAACAGAGAAAATATAAGAAATATGAAATATCCATTCACCAGGATTCTTTATTTCTTAACTAATGAAGGACATTTTGGGTTAGGAAATGGTTTTATCAGATTCTCTTGCACTCAAAAAGGTCAAATAGTGGTAAGCAAAGAAGGACTTCAACCTTATAATATTTTTAAGAGAGAAGTAATGATGAGATAA
- a CDS encoding TlpA family protein disulfide reductase — protein MKRKLLQTTLLLLSYFASAQFTIKVESPKDFSFNEAYLYIVNGSKDILIDKAEKKNNTWLFQVKNSYLGLLKVYFPQANTSLNLVSENKNVDLKFSVKNNKVQQIDYYDEVNNIFYSIQDQQKKREQILPALYQIQNFYKENSDFGVALKNEVSNLSADIVFDSDKHPFLSYYFKTYQNFLQESVGKKNPTNDEIISFLNNTQNYLETSSLLKPILMVFLSNTSRSSLGDEVDKLLTAVNVETPRGQTILSELIEIFNVYSIKDLKEKYLTEAKNLKCTINDRLANTIKSNANTEIGKIIPNNTFLNPVNTKVKSLHDVKADKKIIILWSSTCSHCEKEIGEMVLQYNKLKEKNIEVVGLSLDSDAKSYSDKVKMLPWINDTELKGWYSSYVDTYNVHATPTFYIVDAKNKIIANPDNFSEILELLQLK, from the coding sequence ATGAAAAGAAAACTGTTACAAACCACACTTTTATTACTAAGTTATTTTGCTTCAGCTCAGTTTACCATTAAGGTAGAATCTCCAAAAGATTTTTCATTTAATGAAGCTTATCTTTATATTGTCAATGGCTCTAAAGATATTTTAATTGACAAAGCCGAGAAAAAAAATAATACTTGGCTATTTCAGGTTAAAAATAGCTATTTAGGATTATTAAAAGTTTATTTTCCACAGGCTAATACTTCTTTAAACCTGGTTTCAGAGAATAAAAATGTAGACCTTAAGTTTTCGGTTAAAAATAATAAAGTACAGCAGATAGATTATTATGACGAAGTCAATAATATATTTTATAGTATTCAAGACCAACAGAAAAAAAGAGAACAAATTCTACCAGCACTCTATCAAATACAAAATTTTTATAAAGAAAACTCAGATTTTGGTGTTGCACTAAAAAATGAAGTTTCTAACTTAAGTGCAGACATTGTTTTTGATTCGGACAAGCATCCTTTCTTAAGTTATTATTTCAAAACCTATCAAAATTTTTTACAAGAATCTGTTGGTAAAAAGAATCCTACAAACGATGAGATCATCTCTTTTTTAAATAATACACAAAACTATTTAGAAACTTCTTCTTTGCTCAAACCTATTCTCATGGTTTTTTTAAGCAATACAAGCAGGTCAAGTTTAGGCGATGAAGTAGATAAATTACTTACTGCAGTAAATGTAGAAACGCCTCGTGGACAAACAATACTTTCGGAATTAATTGAAATTTTTAATGTTTACAGTATTAAAGATTTAAAAGAAAAATATCTTACAGAAGCTAAAAATTTAAAATGTACCATTAATGATAGATTAGCCAATACTATAAAATCTAATGCGAATACAGAAATTGGAAAGATTATTCCCAATAATACTTTCTTAAATCCTGTAAATACTAAAGTGAAATCTCTTCACGACGTGAAAGCCGATAAAAAGATTATCATATTGTGGTCTTCTACTTGTTCTCACTGCGAAAAAGAAATTGGCGAAATGGTGCTTCAGTATAATAAATTGAAAGAAAAAAATATAGAAGTAGTAGGCCTTTCTTTAGATTCTGATGCGAAATCTTATTCAGATAAAGTAAAAATGCTGCCTTGGATTAATGATACAGAACTCAAAGGTTGGTACAGCAGTTATGTAGATACTTATAATGTTCATGCAACACCAACTTTCTATATCGTAGATGCTAAGAATAAGATTATCGCTAACCCAGATAACTTTTCTGAAATTTTAGAATTATTACAGCTAAAATAA